From one Marinobacter sp. LV10MA510-1 genomic stretch:
- the hisA gene encoding 1-(5-phosphoribosyl)-5-[(5-phosphoribosylamino)methylideneamino]imidazole-4-carboxamide isomerase, producing MLIIPAIDLKDGKCVRLRQGRMDDSTVFGGDPVDMATRWVDAGARRLHLVDLNGAFAGEPVNGEIVKAIARKYPDLPIQIGGGIRSAEIIETYLQAGVQWVIIGTKAVKEPEFVTEMCKRFPGHIIVGLDAKDGRVATDGWAEVSEIMATDLARRFANDGVDSIVYTDIARDGMMQGVNVEATAALAKACGIPVIASGGVTNMDDLKRLGAVADQGILGAITGRAIYEGTLDVAEAQAYCDSLNA from the coding sequence ATGCTGATTATCCCCGCTATCGATCTGAAAGACGGTAAATGCGTTCGCCTGCGTCAGGGCCGGATGGACGATTCCACAGTGTTCGGCGGCGATCCGGTTGATATGGCAACCCGCTGGGTAGATGCCGGCGCAAGGCGTCTTCACTTGGTGGATTTGAACGGCGCGTTCGCCGGTGAGCCGGTCAACGGTGAAATTGTGAAGGCTATCGCGCGCAAGTATCCGGACTTACCGATTCAGATTGGTGGTGGTATCCGCTCCGCAGAAATTATTGAAACCTACCTGCAGGCCGGTGTGCAGTGGGTGATCATTGGCACCAAAGCGGTGAAAGAACCAGAATTTGTGACCGAAATGTGCAAACGTTTCCCCGGCCATATTATTGTGGGCCTGGACGCCAAAGACGGCCGCGTGGCCACCGACGGCTGGGCTGAAGTGTCTGAGATTATGGCAACCGATCTGGCCCGGCGTTTTGCGAACGACGGCGTAGACTCCATTGTGTACACCGACATTGCCCGCGACGGCATGATGCAGGGCGTGAACGTAGAAGCCACCGCGGCGCTGGCTAAGGCCTGTGGCATACCGGTGATTGCCTCTGGTGGCGTGACCAATATGGACGACTTGAAGCGCCTGGGCGCTGTGGCCGATCAGGGTATTCTGGGCGCCATTACCGGCCGTGCGATTTACGAAGGTACTCTGGATGTAGCCGAAGCTCAGGCTTACTGCGACAGCCTGAACGCTTGA
- a CDS encoding S41 family peptidase, which produces MKLAQRTLHALPMQALVMASCFAASGWAFAQQTPTNTIADPHAGIDIPAEREQLPLDDLRKFTAVFSRIKDAYVEEVTDSQLLESAIKGMLSELDPHSAYLAPKDYEDLEESTSGAFGGLGIEVGMENGFVKVITPIDDTPAQKAGVRTGDVIIKLGEQPVKGMSLQDAVELMRGEPGSILQLTIIRDGETGPLVIPVERAIIKVTSVKSRMLDDGYGYVRITQFQAETGSQFRDALTALKKDAGGALKGVILDVRNNPGGVLQAAVDTVDAVLNEGLVVYTEGRIQSSRLRFSATKGDILADTPMVVLINGGSASASEIVAGALQDHRRAVVMGTQSFGKGSVQTVIPLDETHAIKMTTARYYTPDGRSIQATGIKPDIEVKPAELKELESQPMFTEADLSGHLEGKNEAENRKNAAQDESAKDVSDNTKESAEAVLNRDYQLRSALNLLKGLNIISRAGTSSAQQ; this is translated from the coding sequence ATGAAACTTGCCCAACGCACTCTTCATGCTTTACCGATGCAGGCCCTTGTTATGGCCTCCTGTTTTGCCGCTTCCGGTTGGGCTTTCGCCCAGCAGACGCCGACCAACACCATAGCCGATCCTCACGCGGGCATTGACATACCTGCAGAACGCGAGCAGCTACCGCTGGACGACCTGCGTAAATTTACCGCCGTTTTCAGTCGCATCAAAGACGCTTACGTGGAAGAAGTCACTGACAGCCAACTGCTTGAAAGCGCCATTAAAGGCATGCTGTCAGAGCTAGACCCGCATTCAGCCTATCTGGCACCAAAAGATTACGAAGACCTGGAAGAAAGCACCAGCGGTGCCTTTGGTGGCCTGGGCATCGAAGTAGGCATGGAAAACGGCTTTGTTAAGGTCATCACTCCCATAGACGACACTCCGGCGCAAAAGGCCGGTGTGCGGACTGGCGACGTGATCATAAAACTGGGTGAGCAACCGGTAAAAGGCATGTCTCTGCAAGACGCGGTAGAGCTGATGCGCGGCGAACCTGGCAGTATTCTGCAACTGACGATCATTCGCGACGGCGAAACAGGGCCGCTGGTCATTCCGGTAGAGCGCGCCATCATCAAGGTCACCAGCGTGAAATCCCGCATGCTGGATGACGGTTACGGCTATGTACGCATTACCCAGTTCCAGGCCGAAACCGGCAGCCAGTTCCGCGACGCCCTGACGGCACTGAAAAAAGACGCCGGCGGTGCACTCAAAGGCGTAATTCTGGATGTACGCAACAACCCGGGCGGCGTTCTGCAGGCCGCCGTTGACACCGTAGACGCTGTGCTGAACGAAGGCCTTGTGGTCTACACCGAAGGACGCATACAGAGCTCACGCCTGCGTTTCAGCGCCACAAAAGGCGACATACTGGCCGATACGCCAATGGTGGTCCTGATTAACGGCGGTTCCGCGTCTGCATCAGAAATCGTAGCGGGCGCCTTGCAGGACCATCGCCGCGCCGTAGTGATGGGCACCCAGTCATTTGGCAAAGGCAGCGTGCAAACCGTGATTCCACTGGATGAAACCCACGCCATAAAAATGACCACAGCCCGTTACTACACACCGGACGGCCGCTCCATTCAGGCCACCGGCATCAAGCCGGATATCGAAGTAAAACCGGCAGAGCTGAAAGAACTGGAGAGCCAGCCGATGTTTACAGAAGCTGATTTAAGCGGCCACCTGGAAGGCAAGAACGAAGCCGAAAACCGTAAAAACGCAGCTCAGGATGAGAGCGCTAAGGATGTAAGTGATAACACCAAGGAATCCGCTGAAGCGGTTCTGAATCGTGACTACCAGTTGCGCTCAGCGCTGAATCTGCTTAAAGGGCTGAACATCATCAGCCGCGCCGGCACGTCCAGTGCTCAGCAATAA
- the trmL gene encoding tRNA (uridine(34)/cytosine(34)/5-carboxymethylaminomethyluridine(34)-2'-O)-methyltransferase TrmL yields MLNVVLYEPEIPPNTGNIIRLCANTGCKLHLIEPLGFTLEDKQMRRAGLDYSEYASVKVHESYPAFLKSEQPQRLFGLTTKGSHYYHEVSYQDGDYLMFGPETRGLPAPVRDALADGHRLRVPMCAHSRSLNLSNTVALVVYEAWRQLEFCGSE; encoded by the coding sequence ATGCTGAATGTCGTGCTGTACGAGCCGGAAATTCCTCCAAATACCGGGAATATTATCCGGCTCTGCGCCAACACCGGTTGTAAGCTGCATCTGATTGAACCACTGGGGTTTACTCTGGAAGACAAACAGATGCGCCGGGCCGGGCTGGATTACAGCGAATACGCCAGTGTGAAAGTACACGAAAGTTACCCGGCGTTTTTAAAATCCGAGCAGCCGCAACGGCTGTTCGGGCTGACCACCAAAGGCAGTCACTACTATCATGAGGTCAGTTACCAGGACGGTGACTACCTGATGTTCGGGCCGGAAACCCGCGGCTTGCCCGCACCGGTTCGCGATGCCCTAGCCGATGGCCACCGTCTGAGAGTGCCCATGTGCGCTCACAGCCGCAGCCTGAACCTGTCGAATACCGTCGCGCTGGTGGTTTATGAAGCCTGGCGGCAATTGGAATTTTGCGGTTCTGAATAA
- a CDS encoding divergent polysaccharide deacetylase family protein, with amino-acid sequence MNPQRSNTSAGMLLTMLLGLASSMVSHAVLAGPPPTIAIIIDDMGHNRTEGERLARLEQPITLSFLPYRRHTVELAKLSHSLNKEIMLHAPMANTQHFGLGPGGLTEDMDQVHLTRTLRRALQSVPHVQGVNNHLGSLLTQRLQPMDWVMTELGRYPLYFVDSRTIASSIAGDVARAHSIPSLTRDVFLDHEQTEEFVDRQFKLLIQRARQQGTAIAIAHPHKVTVDYLEKHLPLLDEQGIAVATISGVWAIRNSNKTMFANEKKQAIVPAYAKKPESDSSAARL; translated from the coding sequence GTGAATCCGCAGCGGTCGAACACGTCGGCTGGCATGCTGCTGACCATGCTTCTGGGCCTGGCCAGCAGCATGGTCAGCCATGCAGTGTTGGCCGGGCCGCCACCCACCATTGCCATCATCATTGATGACATGGGCCACAACCGTACTGAAGGGGAGCGCCTGGCACGGCTGGAGCAGCCAATCACCCTGTCGTTTCTGCCCTACCGCCGCCATACCGTAGAACTGGCCAAACTGTCACACAGCCTGAATAAGGAAATCATGCTGCACGCGCCCATGGCCAACACCCAGCATTTCGGCCTGGGGCCCGGCGGCCTGACCGAAGATATGGACCAGGTCCACCTTACCCGCACATTGCGACGGGCTTTGCAGTCGGTGCCCCACGTTCAGGGCGTGAATAACCATCTGGGCAGTCTGCTAACGCAACGCCTGCAGCCTATGGACTGGGTGATGACAGAACTGGGCCGCTACCCGCTGTACTTCGTTGACAGCCGCACTATCGCAAGCTCTATAGCCGGCGATGTCGCCCGCGCGCACAGCATTCCCAGCCTTACCCGCGATGTGTTTCTGGACCACGAACAAACCGAAGAGTTTGTTGACCGACAATTCAAACTGTTGATTCAACGTGCGCGGCAACAGGGCACGGCCATCGCTATCGCCCACCCCCACAAAGTCACCGTAGACTATCTGGAAAAACACTTGCCTCTGCTGGACGAACAAGGCATTGCCGTAGCAACTATCAGCGGCGTCTGGGCTATTCGCAACAGCAACAAAACCATGTTTGCAAACGAGAAAAAGCAGGCCATAGTGCCTGCTTATGCGAAAAAACCAGAATCGGACAGCAGCGCTGCCCGATTGTAA
- the gpmM gene encoding 2,3-bisphosphoglycerate-independent phosphoglycerate mutase — MTATRTPTALIILDGWGHRDPAEDNAISNANTPFWDSLWQNNPKTLINTSGMFVGLPSGQMGNSEVGHMNLGAGRVVYQNLTRIDKDLKDGGFQTNPALCKAIDAAVSQGKAVHLIGLLSPGGVHSHESHILAAAEIAAARGAKAVYLHAILDGRDMPPRSAKASLEEATASLAALGVARIASVTGRYFAMDRDNRWDRVEAAYNVMALGEAEYACDDAVAALEQAYERDENDEFVKPTRIQAEGDTTATINDGDAVLFMNFRADRARELTRTFVDADFDGFKRKKVPQLADFVMLTEYAADIKASCAYPPAKLVNCLGEYLANAGKTQLRISETEKYAHVTFFFNGGREEPFTGEDRILVPSPDVATYDLKPEMSAPEVTDKLVEAIKSGKYDLVICNYANGDMVGHTGKLDAAIKAAECLDACVKRVVEALADVGGEGLITADHGNCEQMQDPVSGQVHTAHTIGPVPLVYTGPKQIMLNDGGALSDVAPTLLALMGVAQPNEMTGHSLAEIG; from the coding sequence ATGACAGCGACTCGCACGCCAACGGCACTCATCATTCTTGACGGCTGGGGCCACCGCGACCCCGCCGAAGATAATGCCATCAGCAACGCCAATACACCGTTCTGGGATAGTCTGTGGCAAAACAACCCGAAAACGCTGATTAACACCTCCGGCATGTTTGTAGGCCTGCCCAGCGGACAAATGGGCAATTCCGAAGTAGGTCACATGAATCTTGGCGCCGGTCGCGTTGTATACCAGAACCTGACCCGCATCGACAAAGACCTGAAAGACGGCGGTTTCCAGACAAACCCGGCCCTGTGCAAAGCTATCGATGCCGCTGTAAGCCAGGGCAAAGCCGTTCACCTGATTGGCCTGCTGTCGCCAGGCGGCGTCCACAGCCATGAAAGCCACATTCTTGCCGCGGCAGAAATAGCCGCAGCCCGCGGCGCTAAAGCCGTTTACCTGCACGCCATTCTGGATGGTCGCGACATGCCTCCGCGCAGCGCCAAAGCGTCATTGGAAGAAGCCACGGCCAGCCTCGCCGCACTTGGCGTTGCTCGCATTGCAAGCGTGACCGGGCGTTACTTTGCCATGGACCGCGACAACCGCTGGGACCGCGTAGAAGCAGCCTACAATGTGATGGCTCTGGGTGAAGCTGAATACGCCTGCGATGACGCGGTAGCCGCTCTGGAGCAGGCTTACGAACGCGACGAAAATGACGAGTTTGTAAAACCAACCCGCATTCAGGCCGAAGGTGACACCACTGCCACCATTAACGATGGCGACGCCGTGTTGTTTATGAACTTCCGCGCAGACCGTGCCCGCGAGCTGACGCGCACCTTTGTTGACGCTGATTTTGACGGCTTCAAACGCAAAAAAGTGCCCCAGCTGGCCGACTTTGTCATGCTCACCGAATACGCCGCCGATATAAAAGCCAGCTGCGCCTATCCGCCAGCAAAGCTCGTTAACTGCCTGGGCGAATACCTGGCCAACGCTGGCAAAACCCAGCTGCGAATTTCGGAAACCGAAAAATACGCCCACGTTACTTTCTTTTTTAACGGCGGCCGCGAAGAGCCATTTACCGGGGAAGACCGCATTTTGGTGCCATCTCCAGACGTTGCCACCTATGACCTGAAGCCGGAAATGAGCGCTCCGGAAGTCACAGACAAACTGGTTGAGGCCATTAAAAGCGGCAAATACGATCTGGTCATCTGCAACTACGCCAACGGCGACATGGTTGGCCACACGGGCAAGCTGGACGCTGCCATCAAAGCGGCCGAATGCCTGGACGCCTGCGTAAAGCGCGTTGTAGAAGCACTTGCGGACGTGGGTGGCGAAGGCCTGATAACCGCTGACCACGGCAACTGCGAGCAGATGCAAGACCCGGTATCCGGCCAGGTACACACCGCCCACACCATTGGCCCTGTGCCCCTGGTATACACCGGCCCAAAACAGATAATGTTGAACGACGGTGGTGCCCTGAGCGATGTGGCGCCTACGCTGCTAGCACTAATGGGCGTGGCTCAGCCCAACGAAATGACAGGCCACAGCCTGGCTGAGATCGGTTGA
- the hisB gene encoding imidazoleglycerol-phosphate dehydratase HisB, with protein MVERKARVERNTLETQISVEVNLDGTGKTNFQTGVPFLDHMMDQIARHGMVDLDVVCDGDLHIDDHHTVEDVGITMGQAFAKAVGDKKGIRRYGHAYVPLDEALSRVVLDLSGRPGLHMDVPFTRATVGGFDVDLFAEFFQGFVNHALITLHIDNLKGKNTHHQIETVFKAFGRALRMAVELDDRMAGIMPSTKGTL; from the coding sequence ATGGTCGAACGCAAGGCTCGGGTTGAACGCAATACCCTTGAAACCCAGATCAGTGTTGAAGTAAATCTTGATGGCACCGGTAAAACCAACTTTCAGACTGGCGTGCCTTTTCTGGATCATATGATGGACCAGATTGCCCGCCACGGCATGGTAGATCTAGATGTGGTGTGTGATGGCGACTTGCATATCGACGACCACCACACCGTAGAAGATGTGGGCATTACCATGGGCCAGGCGTTCGCTAAAGCAGTGGGCGACAAAAAAGGCATCCGCCGCTACGGCCACGCCTACGTGCCACTGGACGAAGCTTTGTCGCGGGTAGTGCTGGACCTGTCCGGTCGCCCCGGCCTGCACATGGATGTTCCTTTCACCCGGGCAACCGTGGGTGGCTTTGATGTAGACTTGTTCGCCGAGTTTTTTCAGGGCTTTGTGAACCATGCGCTGATTACCCTGCATATCGACAACCTGAAGGGCAAAAATACCCATCACCAAATTGAAACGGTGTTCAAAGCATTTGGCCGCGCACTGCGCATGGCCGTTGAGCTTGACGACCGCATGGCCGGTATTATGCCCTCCACCAAAGGCACCCTCTGA
- a CDS encoding murein hydrolase activator EnvC family protein, which yields MLRALLVLPVLLPMLLVLAFASAAPVAAQQAASQQVTPAQVEKLKKQIGAINQWLTKAEKDRSQLQQQLTGLERSISDLTRESRDLKQQATSQQTQLAELETQQQQLTLILNGQREQLKKLLRQAWMEGDASALKVLLNETDPNNIARTLTYYEYLGNYTVGQVQAFQASLAELNQTRAQMQNTRARLAATEADVEQRQQKLAQTRKQREQTLASLNADIGQRRSERDELAADQKRLEALLKEVQQAITSIPAPNANQPFAKLRKKMPWPAAGTVASRFGETYAEGKLRRNGLLMHTDTGAEVHAIHYGRVVFANWLRGFGLLTIIDHGDGYMTLYGHASSLYTTTGDWVDAGEAIAQAGQTGGTDKTALYFEIRHNGKPDNPSRWLAGQPAKPGKS from the coding sequence ATGTTGCGCGCGCTACTGGTTTTACCTGTGCTGCTACCCATGTTACTGGTGCTGGCTTTTGCCAGCGCAGCCCCGGTAGCCGCACAGCAAGCAGCTTCTCAACAGGTAACTCCGGCCCAGGTTGAAAAGCTGAAAAAGCAGATTGGCGCCATTAATCAGTGGTTGACCAAAGCGGAGAAAGACCGCTCGCAACTGCAACAACAGCTGACCGGTCTGGAACGCAGCATCAGTGACCTGACCCGAGAATCTCGCGACCTGAAGCAGCAGGCCACCAGCCAGCAAACACAGCTGGCAGAACTGGAAACCCAGCAACAGCAGTTGACTCTTATCCTTAACGGCCAGCGCGAGCAGTTGAAGAAACTGCTGCGCCAGGCTTGGATGGAAGGCGACGCCAGCGCCTTGAAAGTACTGCTCAACGAAACCGACCCCAATAATATTGCCCGCACCCTCACCTATTACGAATACCTGGGCAATTACACAGTCGGCCAGGTACAGGCTTTTCAGGCCAGCCTCGCAGAGCTGAACCAAACCCGCGCGCAAATGCAGAACACCCGCGCCAGACTGGCCGCCACCGAAGCCGATGTCGAGCAACGCCAGCAGAAACTGGCGCAAACCCGTAAACAGCGCGAACAGACACTGGCAAGCTTGAACGCAGACATCGGCCAGCGCCGCAGCGAACGCGACGAACTGGCCGCCGATCAAAAGCGCCTTGAGGCCCTGTTAAAGGAAGTGCAACAGGCCATTACCAGCATACCTGCGCCAAATGCCAACCAGCCCTTTGCGAAACTGCGCAAAAAAATGCCCTGGCCCGCTGCCGGAACCGTAGCCAGCCGCTTTGGCGAAACCTATGCCGAAGGCAAACTACGCCGTAACGGCCTGCTAATGCACACCGACACAGGCGCCGAAGTCCACGCCATTCACTACGGTCGTGTTGTATTCGCCAATTGGTTGCGTGGCTTTGGGCTACTAACCATTATTGACCACGGCGATGGTTATATGACTTTATACGGCCATGCCAGCAGCCTTTACACCACGACCGGGGACTGGGTAGATGCCGGCGAGGCCATTGCTCAGGCCGGCCAGACCGGCGGCACCGACAAAACCGCGCTGTATTTTGAAATACGCCACAACGGCAAGCCCGATAATCCGTCACGCTGGCTGGCCGGGCAACCGGCCAAACCCGGCAAGAGCTGA
- the secB gene encoding protein-export chaperone SecB, producing MAENSQAAAGNENQNQPQFAMQRIYVKDLSFESPNAPTVFQEQWKPQVNLDLNTGHSKVSDNQYEVVLSLTVTAKIEEKVAYIVEIQQAGVFLVNGVDPQQLGHMLGAYCPTILFPYAREAIDNLVSRGSFPALMLAPVNFDAIYAQALQRKQEEAKAAEATSEPKTH from the coding sequence ATGGCTGAGAATTCGCAAGCTGCAGCAGGCAATGAAAACCAGAACCAACCACAATTCGCCATGCAGCGCATTTACGTAAAAGATCTTTCTTTCGAATCCCCCAACGCTCCAACGGTGTTTCAGGAGCAGTGGAAGCCGCAGGTCAATCTTGACCTGAACACAGGGCATTCCAAAGTCAGCGATAATCAGTACGAAGTTGTGCTGTCGTTGACAGTAACGGCAAAGATTGAAGAGAAAGTCGCTTATATTGTTGAAATCCAACAGGCCGGCGTTTTTCTGGTAAACGGTGTGGATCCTCAGCAATTGGGCCACATGTTGGGCGCCTACTGCCCGACCATTCTGTTCCCTTACGCCCGCGAAGCCATTGATAACCTGGTAAGCCGTGGTAGCTTCCCGGCACTGATGTTGGCGCCGGTTAACTTCGACGCGATTTATGCCCAGGCGCTTCAGCGCAAGCAAGAAGAAGCGAAGGCTGCAGAAGCCACCAGTGAGCCCAAAACTCACTGA
- a CDS encoding SRPBCC family protein, whose amino-acid sequence MAINVSIELSRELEIDGSYDEVFDLLADVPRSVSHFPKVHKLTDLGDNSYLWEMEKVGVDKYSIQTAYACHYVSDRDAGTIRWEPVAGQGNGVVNGSWVITAKGDTMSTLKFKTNAKLTLPLPSLLKLAISPIIKHEFNSLVDQYMRNLKKVFA is encoded by the coding sequence ATGGCCATAAACGTATCAATAGAACTCAGCCGCGAGCTGGAAATTGATGGCAGTTACGATGAAGTGTTTGACCTGCTGGCGGATGTGCCCCGGTCTGTCAGTCACTTTCCGAAAGTGCATAAGTTGACTGATCTGGGCGATAACAGCTACCTCTGGGAAATGGAGAAGGTAGGCGTTGACAAGTACTCCATCCAAACGGCTTACGCCTGCCATTATGTGTCAGACCGCGATGCCGGCACTATTCGCTGGGAGCCTGTTGCGGGCCAGGGCAATGGCGTGGTGAACGGGTCTTGGGTTATTACCGCCAAGGGCGATACCATGTCCACCCTGAAGTTTAAAACCAATGCAAAATTAACGCTACCGCTGCCGAGCCTGCTGAAACTGGCCATCAGCCCAATTATCAAGCACGAGTTCAACTCGCTGGTAGACCAGTACATGCGCAATCTGAAGAAAGTGTTTGCATAG
- the hisH gene encoding imidazole glycerol phosphate synthase subunit HisH, with the protein MKTVAIIDYGMGNLHSVSKAVEHVAPDTRVLVTDNADLIRSADRVIFPGVGAIRDCMAEIRRLGVDELVKEVSRDRPLLGVCVGMQALMSHSEENGGVDCIDVFPAHVRFFGHKLTENGERLKVPHMGWNQVQQVQDHPMWHKIADDERFYFVHSYYAEAEDNVDIAGRTRYGVDVAAAVARGNIFAVQFHPEKSADAGLQLLKNFVNWAGK; encoded by the coding sequence ATGAAAACCGTTGCCATCATTGATTACGGCATGGGCAACCTGCATTCCGTGAGCAAAGCCGTAGAACACGTAGCCCCGGATACCCGGGTGCTGGTGACCGACAACGCCGACCTTATCCGCAGCGCCGACCGGGTGATATTCCCCGGTGTGGGCGCCATTCGCGATTGCATGGCGGAAATCCGTCGGCTGGGCGTGGATGAACTGGTGAAAGAAGTCTCCCGCGATCGCCCTCTGCTGGGTGTGTGCGTAGGCATGCAGGCGCTGATGTCCCACAGCGAAGAAAACGGGGGCGTTGACTGCATTGACGTATTCCCCGCCCATGTGCGTTTCTTCGGCCACAAACTGACGGAAAACGGCGAGCGTTTAAAAGTGCCGCACATGGGCTGGAACCAGGTGCAGCAGGTACAAGATCACCCTATGTGGCACAAAATCGCTGACGATGAGCGTTTTTACTTTGTGCACAGTTATTACGCCGAGGCCGAAGATAACGTCGACATAGCCGGCCGCACCCGTTACGGCGTCGACGTTGCGGCGGCGGTGGCCAGGGGTAATATTTTTGCGGTGCAGTTCCATCCGGAAAAAAGTGCCGATGCAGGCCTGCAATTGCTTAAGAACTTTGTAAACTGGGCCGGAAAATAA
- the hisF gene encoding imidazole glycerol phosphate synthase subunit HisF, with amino-acid sequence MALAKRIIPCLDVDKGRVVKGVNFVDIRDAGDPVEVARRYNEQGADEITFLDITASHESRDTTYETVERMAAEVFIPLTVGGGVRTVEDIRKLLNAGADKVAINTAAVFDSEFVRTAAERFGSQCIVVAIDAKRVSVEGEEPRWEIFTHGGRKPTGLDAVEWAQKMVALGAGELLLTSMDRDGTKIGFDLGLTRAVSDAVTVPVIASGGVGGLQHLADGVTIGGADAVLAASIFHFGEHTIPEAKAFMKAQGIEVRD; translated from the coding sequence ATGGCACTGGCCAAGCGCATTATTCCCTGTCTGGATGTAGACAAGGGCAGGGTAGTGAAAGGCGTGAACTTTGTGGATATCCGCGACGCTGGCGACCCGGTGGAAGTAGCTCGCCGTTACAATGAGCAGGGCGCTGATGAGATCACCTTTTTGGATATTACCGCCAGTCACGAAAGCCGTGACACCACTTATGAAACCGTAGAGCGCATGGCGGCAGAGGTGTTTATTCCCTTAACCGTCGGCGGCGGTGTGCGCACGGTGGAAGACATTCGCAAACTGCTGAATGCCGGTGCCGATAAGGTGGCCATCAATACCGCGGCGGTGTTTGATTCCGAATTTGTAAGAACCGCGGCCGAGCGCTTTGGCAGCCAATGTATTGTTGTAGCGATTGATGCCAAGCGGGTGAGCGTCGAGGGCGAAGAGCCCAGGTGGGAGATTTTTACCCACGGTGGCCGCAAGCCAACGGGTTTGGACGCGGTGGAATGGGCGCAAAAGATGGTGGCCTTGGGAGCCGGTGAATTGCTACTAACCAGTATGGACCGCGACGGCACAAAAATTGGCTTTGACCTGGGCCTGACCCGCGCCGTTAGCGATGCGGTAACGGTGCCGGTGATTGCGTCTGGCGGGGTAGGTGGCCTACAGCACCTGGCCGATGGCGTAACCATCGGTGGCGCGGATGCGGTGCTGGCGGCCTCGATATTTCACTTCGGCGAGCACACCATTCCGGAAGCTAAAGCGTTTATGAAAGCCCAGGGAATTGAAGTGAGGGACTAG
- a CDS encoding rhodanese-like domain-containing protein produces MDRLFEFVVNHYILVSVFVALLLALLALETRRGGAKISAQGAVSLINRDEAVVVDIRDRKEFNEGRITGSMNIPLSALKGRSSELSKHKEKQLIVVDKMGQHSAMAVKQLNTDGFANVVRLSGGIADWKASNLPLVKK; encoded by the coding sequence ATGGATCGCTTGTTTGAATTTGTTGTTAACCATTACATTCTGGTGTCGGTATTCGTTGCCTTGCTGCTGGCGCTGCTGGCGCTGGAAACCCGCCGCGGTGGCGCTAAAATTTCCGCCCAAGGCGCTGTGAGCCTTATTAACCGGGACGAAGCGGTGGTGGTGGATATCCGTGATCGCAAAGAATTTAACGAAGGGCGCATCACCGGCTCGATGAATATCCCGTTGAGCGCGCTGAAAGGCCGTAGCAGTGAGCTGTCGAAGCACAAAGAAAAGCAGCTGATTGTGGTCGACAAGATGGGGCAGCATTCTGCTATGGCCGTCAAACAGCTGAACACTGATGGTTTTGCTAATGTGGTTCGCCTCAGCGGCGGCATTGCCGACTGGAAGGCCAGTAATTTGCCGCTGGTAAAGAAATAA